The following are from one region of the Sorghum bicolor cultivar BTx623 chromosome 2, Sorghum_bicolor_NCBIv3, whole genome shotgun sequence genome:
- the LOC8055527 gene encoding BURP domain-containing protein 14, with protein sequence MASTLCRCGCAHLLLTVSNLLLLLCHLTRAFPLPSPPPSNAASPSPPPPVPPPLPRGLPRLIPAWSLPPVNPFTAKAAFIRYWNRKVRGNRPHPAFLFAKLSPLSAPDAATFSTLASAGKLASRIRDFCAAASLLCPSTPAASWSAASSSSSVDGGAAGGVAASSSGGGGAASSAPFKNYENGNFSSYGNSGGGGSDQFAVYSSGKSGPVDSFKRYGKGSLGRNDSFTNYEEGGNVGTSSFNSYTTGATGGAGEFAGYAGQTNTVAVTFATYDNTGNGRTHEFTAYSQDANSGVQSFTGYGKTANGAGESFKTYGNNSNTVASGFINYGDRANGFNDTFASYGLDGNAPQNTFRSYASGSNAAVDEFKAYRDQANVGDDSFASYASNANGAAADFDSYGKSTNPGSVAFKGYGQGSNPNHRIGFTHYSGENTTFKAYSNEGVEFKEYQNMSKMEVSKTAAPATTAGHRLPMWSPEPGKFFRERDLMMGNRMPMPDIADKMPHRAFLPRDIAAKIPFEENAVSALFGAPPGTAMRQVVASTVAECARPPSLGETKRCTTSAEDMLDFAVEMLGSNIAVRSTESTAGGGGDVRLGKITGIAGGSVTRSVSCHQSLFPYLVYYCHSVPRVRLYEADILDVDSNRKINHGVAICHLETSDWSPSHGAFVALGGKPGQIEVCHWIFEGDMAWTLVD encoded by the coding sequence ATGGCGTCCACTCTCTGTCGCTGTGGCTGCGCTCACCTCCTCCTCACCGTCTCCAACCTGCTGCTCCTACTCTGTCATCTAACACGTGCATTCCCACTACCATCACCACCACCTTCAAACGCCGCCTCCccgtcgcctcctcctccggtgccgCCGCCGCTACCGCGAGGCCTCCCACGGCTGATACCGGCGTGGTCGCTGCCGCCCGTGAACCCGTTCACGGCGAAGGCGGCGTTCATCCGGTACTGGAACCGCAAGGTGCGCGGCAACCGCCCGCACCCAGCCTTCCTCTTCGCCAAGCTGTCGCCGCTCTCGGCCCCCGACGCGGCCACCTTCTCCACCCTGGCCTCCGCGGGCAAGCTCGCCTCCCGCATCCGCGACTTCTGCGCCGCGGCGTCCCTGCTCTGCCCGTCCACCCCCGCGGCGTCCTGGTCGGcggcgtcgtcgtcctcgtccgtGGACGGTGGCGCGGCCGGCGGCgtggcggcctcctcctccggcggcggcggcgctgcctcCTCCGCGCCGTTCAAGAACTACGAGAACGGCAACTTCAGCAGCTACGgcaacagcggcggcggcggctccgacCAGTTCGCGGTCTACTCGAGCGGGAAGAGCGGCCCCGTTGACTCGTTCAAGCGGTACGGCAAGGGCTCGCTGGGCCGGAACGACTCCTTCACCAACTACGAGGAGGGGGGCAACGTCGGCACGTCCAGCTTCAACTCCTACACCACCGGAGCCACCGGCGGCGCCGGGGAGTTCGCCGGGTACGCTGGACAGACCAACACGGTGGCGGTGACGTTCGCCACCTACGACAACACGGGCAACGGCCGCACGCACGAGTTCACGGCCTACTCGCAGGACGCCAACTCCGGCGTGCAGAGCTTCACCGGCTACGGCAAGACCGCGAACGGCGCAGGCGAGTCCTTCAAGACCTACGGCAACAACTCCAACACCGTCGCGTCCGGCTTCATCAACTACGGCGACAGGGCCAACGGCTTCAACGACACGTTCGCCTCCTACGGCCTCGACGGGAACGCGCCCCAGAACACGTTCCGGAGCTACGCCTCCGGCAGCAACGCCGCCGTCGACGAGTTCAAGGCGTACAGGGACCAAGCCAACGTCGGCGACGACAGCTTCGCGTCCTACGCGAGCAACGCCAATGGCGCGGCCGCCGACTTCGACAGCTACGGCAAGTCGACCAACCCCGGGAGCGTCGCGTTCAAGGGGTACGGCCAGGGATCCAACCCTAACCACCGCATCGGCTTCACGCACTACTCCGGCGAAAACACGACGTTCAAGGCCTACTCCAACGAAGGCGTCGAGTTCAAGGAGTACCAGAACATGTCAAAGATGGAGGTGTCCAAAACGGCCGCACCGGCGACAACGGCTGGGCACCGGCTGCCCATGTGGTCGCCGGAGCCAGGGAAGTTCTTCCGGGAGCGGGACCTCATGATGGGCAACCGAATGCCCATGCCGGACATCGCCGACAAGATGCCGCACCGCGCGTTCCTGCCGAGGGACATCGCCGCCAAGATCCCGTTCGAGGAGAACGCGGTGTCGGCGCTGTTCGGAGCGCCGCCGGGCACGGCGATGAGGcaggtggtggcgtcgacggtGGCCGAGTGCGCGCGACCGCCCAGCCTGGGCGAGACGAAGCGGTGCACGACGTCGGCGGAGGACATGCTGGACTTCGCGGTGGAGATGCTGGGCAGCAACATCGCGGTTCGCAGCACGGAGTccacggcgggcggcggcggggacgTCCGGCTCGGCAAGATCACGGGCATCGCCGGCGGCAGCGTGACGAGGTCCGTGTCGTGCCACCAGAGCCTGTTCCCGTACCTGGTGTACTACTGCCACTCGGTGCCACGGGTGCGGCTGTACGAGGCGGACATCCTGGACGTGGACTCCAACCGGAAGATCAACCATGGCGTGGCCATCTGCCATCTCGAGACGTCGGATTGGAGCCCCAGCCACGGGGCGTTCGTCGCGCTCGGTGGGAAACCTGGTCAGATCGAGGTCTGCCACTGGATCTTCGAGGGAGACATGGCTTGGACccttgttgattga
- the LOC8055528 gene encoding uncharacterized protein LOC8055528 isoform X3 translates to MPSQPAPDSTGGSPRIPVASAEAVRRVVDFFKTNGKLRSVTGAAVSSPLLPRGAATPPLAGMPSQPPQGSTGGSPRISAPFQPAPDYTGGSHRTPAPGSIGVVPRIPELSAQAVDRIARKCIILVDWWLERVEGEEGKIRVAGTTFTPRMAEQMRKGASSSNMRMAVRVFRSSAIVKRHDYTSIESEDGYQIEIGHCLNIPKTRENGFSEEVCESFDFGFPDLWQRLVNPKMVPDDEHALSPSETTTGPPSPSVEDYMAKFLSDSFSSKIGFDFTENDFDSGSISSDSKVDGNILAPSKISSVVNEGYRSTVGCGQAKKDANIQQENMPSCSSEHAMVTPKFGKDSVNLGTTDALELPTEGMTPKFGAIRGSEDSIGRRLRSGKVLPIGGPMKKQKKIQQQMVNQGATPAADLTSHENDFSAAEVVVKENLGSDDSCGKVTGQGRIAEGKGKRKRKRV, encoded by the exons ATGCCGTCCCAGCCCGCGCCGGACTCCACCGGCGGAAGCCCCCGGATCCCGGTGGCGTCCGCCGAGGCTGTCCGCCGCGTAGTCGATTTTTTCAAAACAAATGGAAAACTCCGCTCAGTCACAGGCGCAGCCGTCTCCTCTCCTTTGTTGCCCCGCGGCGCTGCCACTCCGCCGCTCGCGGGAATGCCGTCCCAGCCCCCGCAGGGCTCAACCGGCGGAAGCCCCCGTATCTCGGCGCCGTTCCAGCCCGCGCCGGACTATACCGGCGGAAGCCACAGGACCCCGGCGCCGGGCTCCATCGGCGTAGTGCCCCGGATCCCGGAGCTCTCCGCCCAGGCCGTCGACCGCATCGCGCGGAAATGC ATTATACTCGTCGATTGGTGGCTGGAGAGAGTGGAGGGCGAGGAGGGCAAGATCCGCGTCGCTGGAACCACGTTCACCCCGCGAATGGCCGAGCAAATGAG GAAAGGAGCATCGTCCTCAAACATGAGAATGGCAGTCCGAGTGTTCAGATCTTCTGCCATTGTGAAGCGCCATGATTACACCTCAATTGAGTCCGAGGATGGTTACCAGATAGAAATAGGACACTGCTTGAATATTCCCAAAACACGCGAGAATGGATTTTCTGAAGAG GTGTGCGAAAGCTTTGATTTTGGATTTCCAGATCTATGGCAAAGGCTTGTTAATCCAAAGATGGTGCCAGATGATGAACATGCACTATCACCATCAGAAACTACTACTGGTCCACCAAGTCCTTCAGTTGAAGATTACATGGCAAAATTCTTAAGTGACAGCTTTAGCAGTAAAATCGGATTTGATTTCACAGAGAATGATTTCGACTCAGGTTCCATCAGCTCCGACTCAAAAGTTGATGGCAACATATTGGCACCATCCAAAATTTCGTCAGTTGTGAATGAAGGTTACAGGAGCACAGTAGGTTGTGGTCaggctaagaaagatgctaatatTCAGCAAGAGAATATGCCCAGCTGTTCAAGTGAGCATGCAATGGTTACTCCAaaatttgggaaagattcagtGAACCTTGGGACTACGGATGCATTAGAACTACCAACTGAAGGGATGACTCCAAAGTTTGGAGCTATTCGAGGCTCAGAAGACAGTATTGGCAGGAGATTACGAAGTGGCAAAGTTTTGCCAATTGGTGGACCAATGAAGAAGCAGAAAAAGATCCAGCAGCAGATGGTTAATCAAGGAGCTACACCTGCTGCGGATCTGACTTCTCATGAAAAT GATTTTTCAGCTGCTGAGGTTGTCGTTAAAGAAAATCTGGGATCAGATGATTCATGCGGTAAAG TGACAGGACAAGGAAGAATAGCAGAAGGGAaggggaagaggaagaggaaacgGGTGTAG
- the LOC8055528 gene encoding uncharacterized protein LOC8055528 isoform X1, with protein MPSQPAPDSTGGSPRIPVASAEAVRRVVDFFKTNGKLRSVTGAAVSSPLLPRGAATPPLAGMPSQPPQGSTGGSPRISAPFQPAPDYTGGSHRTPAPGSIGVVPRIPELSAQAVDRIARKCIILVDWWLERVEGEEGKIRVAGTTFTPRMAEQMRKGASSSNMRMAVRVFRSSAIVKRHDYTSIESEDGYQIEIGHCLNIPKTRENGFSEEVIAMIGLQGLVFQKVCESFDFGFPDLWQRLVNPKMVPDDEHALSPSETTTGPPSPSVEDYMAKFLSDSFSSKIGFDFTENDFDSGSISSDSKVDGNILAPSKISSVVNEGYRSTVGCGQAKKDANIQQENMPSCSSEHAMVTPKFGKDSVNLGTTDALELPTEGMTPKFGAIRGSEDSIGRRLRSGKVLPIGGPMKKQKKIQQQMVNQGATPAADLTSHENDFSAAEVVVKENLGSDDSCGKVTGQGRIAEGKGKRKRKRV; from the exons ATGCCGTCCCAGCCCGCGCCGGACTCCACCGGCGGAAGCCCCCGGATCCCGGTGGCGTCCGCCGAGGCTGTCCGCCGCGTAGTCGATTTTTTCAAAACAAATGGAAAACTCCGCTCAGTCACAGGCGCAGCCGTCTCCTCTCCTTTGTTGCCCCGCGGCGCTGCCACTCCGCCGCTCGCGGGAATGCCGTCCCAGCCCCCGCAGGGCTCAACCGGCGGAAGCCCCCGTATCTCGGCGCCGTTCCAGCCCGCGCCGGACTATACCGGCGGAAGCCACAGGACCCCGGCGCCGGGCTCCATCGGCGTAGTGCCCCGGATCCCGGAGCTCTCCGCCCAGGCCGTCGACCGCATCGCGCGGAAATGC ATTATACTCGTCGATTGGTGGCTGGAGAGAGTGGAGGGCGAGGAGGGCAAGATCCGCGTCGCTGGAACCACGTTCACCCCGCGAATGGCCGAGCAAATGAG GAAAGGAGCATCGTCCTCAAACATGAGAATGGCAGTCCGAGTGTTCAGATCTTCTGCCATTGTGAAGCGCCATGATTACACCTCAATTGAGTCCGAGGATGGTTACCAGATAGAAATAGGACACTGCTTGAATATTCCCAAAACACGCGAGAATGGATTTTCTGAAGAGGTAATTGCTATGATTGGTCTCCAGGGACTGGTGTTTCAGAAG GTGTGCGAAAGCTTTGATTTTGGATTTCCAGATCTATGGCAAAGGCTTGTTAATCCAAAGATGGTGCCAGATGATGAACATGCACTATCACCATCAGAAACTACTACTGGTCCACCAAGTCCTTCAGTTGAAGATTACATGGCAAAATTCTTAAGTGACAGCTTTAGCAGTAAAATCGGATTTGATTTCACAGAGAATGATTTCGACTCAGGTTCCATCAGCTCCGACTCAAAAGTTGATGGCAACATATTGGCACCATCCAAAATTTCGTCAGTTGTGAATGAAGGTTACAGGAGCACAGTAGGTTGTGGTCaggctaagaaagatgctaatatTCAGCAAGAGAATATGCCCAGCTGTTCAAGTGAGCATGCAATGGTTACTCCAaaatttgggaaagattcagtGAACCTTGGGACTACGGATGCATTAGAACTACCAACTGAAGGGATGACTCCAAAGTTTGGAGCTATTCGAGGCTCAGAAGACAGTATTGGCAGGAGATTACGAAGTGGCAAAGTTTTGCCAATTGGTGGACCAATGAAGAAGCAGAAAAAGATCCAGCAGCAGATGGTTAATCAAGGAGCTACACCTGCTGCGGATCTGACTTCTCATGAAAAT GATTTTTCAGCTGCTGAGGTTGTCGTTAAAGAAAATCTGGGATCAGATGATTCATGCGGTAAAG TGACAGGACAAGGAAGAATAGCAGAAGGGAaggggaagaggaagaggaaacgGGTGTAG
- the LOC8055528 gene encoding uncharacterized protein LOC8055528 isoform X2, with protein sequence MPSQPAPDSTGGSPRIPVASAEAVRRVVDFFKTNGKLRSVTGAAVSSPLLPRGAATPPLAGMPSQPPQGSTGGSPRISAPFQPAPDYTGGSHRTPAPGSIGVVPRIPELSAQAVDRIARKCIILVDWWLERVEGEEGKIRVAGTTFTPRMAEQMRKGASSSNMRMAVRVFRSSAIVKRHDYTSIESEDGYQIEIGHCLNIPKTRENGFSEEVIAMIGLQGLVFQKVCESFDFGFPDLWQRLVNPKMVPDDEHALSPSETTTGPPSPSVEDYMAKFLSDSFSSKIGFDFTENDFDSGSISSDSKVDGNILAPSKISSVVNEGYRSTVGCGQAKKDANIQQENMPSCSSEHAMVTPKFGKDSVNLGTTDALELPTEGMTPKFGAIRGSEDSIGRRLRSGKVLPIGGPMKKQKKIQQQMVNQGATPAADLTSHENDFSAAEVVVKENLGSDDSCGKGQLIIYRISTYS encoded by the exons ATGCCGTCCCAGCCCGCGCCGGACTCCACCGGCGGAAGCCCCCGGATCCCGGTGGCGTCCGCCGAGGCTGTCCGCCGCGTAGTCGATTTTTTCAAAACAAATGGAAAACTCCGCTCAGTCACAGGCGCAGCCGTCTCCTCTCCTTTGTTGCCCCGCGGCGCTGCCACTCCGCCGCTCGCGGGAATGCCGTCCCAGCCCCCGCAGGGCTCAACCGGCGGAAGCCCCCGTATCTCGGCGCCGTTCCAGCCCGCGCCGGACTATACCGGCGGAAGCCACAGGACCCCGGCGCCGGGCTCCATCGGCGTAGTGCCCCGGATCCCGGAGCTCTCCGCCCAGGCCGTCGACCGCATCGCGCGGAAATGC ATTATACTCGTCGATTGGTGGCTGGAGAGAGTGGAGGGCGAGGAGGGCAAGATCCGCGTCGCTGGAACCACGTTCACCCCGCGAATGGCCGAGCAAATGAG GAAAGGAGCATCGTCCTCAAACATGAGAATGGCAGTCCGAGTGTTCAGATCTTCTGCCATTGTGAAGCGCCATGATTACACCTCAATTGAGTCCGAGGATGGTTACCAGATAGAAATAGGACACTGCTTGAATATTCCCAAAACACGCGAGAATGGATTTTCTGAAGAGGTAATTGCTATGATTGGTCTCCAGGGACTGGTGTTTCAGAAG GTGTGCGAAAGCTTTGATTTTGGATTTCCAGATCTATGGCAAAGGCTTGTTAATCCAAAGATGGTGCCAGATGATGAACATGCACTATCACCATCAGAAACTACTACTGGTCCACCAAGTCCTTCAGTTGAAGATTACATGGCAAAATTCTTAAGTGACAGCTTTAGCAGTAAAATCGGATTTGATTTCACAGAGAATGATTTCGACTCAGGTTCCATCAGCTCCGACTCAAAAGTTGATGGCAACATATTGGCACCATCCAAAATTTCGTCAGTTGTGAATGAAGGTTACAGGAGCACAGTAGGTTGTGGTCaggctaagaaagatgctaatatTCAGCAAGAGAATATGCCCAGCTGTTCAAGTGAGCATGCAATGGTTACTCCAaaatttgggaaagattcagtGAACCTTGGGACTACGGATGCATTAGAACTACCAACTGAAGGGATGACTCCAAAGTTTGGAGCTATTCGAGGCTCAGAAGACAGTATTGGCAGGAGATTACGAAGTGGCAAAGTTTTGCCAATTGGTGGACCAATGAAGAAGCAGAAAAAGATCCAGCAGCAGATGGTTAATCAAGGAGCTACACCTGCTGCGGATCTGACTTCTCATGAAAAT GATTTTTCAGCTGCTGAGGTTGTCGTTAAAGAAAATCTGGGATCAGATGATTCATGCGGTAAAGGTCAGTTGATAATCTACAGAATTTCCACTTATTCTTGA